One window from the genome of Chiloscyllium plagiosum isolate BGI_BamShark_2017 chromosome 31, ASM401019v2, whole genome shotgun sequence encodes:
- the LOC122565421 gene encoding zinc transporter ZIP3-like: MNILVIKVFCMAGVFILMMLGSLLPVRMIQIDYEKSHKSKKVLSLCSSFGGGVFLATCFNALLPVVREKVQEVLKSGNISSDYPLGETTMMVGFFLTLFVEQLILTFRKERTSFIDLETFNAGSEGGSDSEYESPFISPGRGQSNLYSHSYHSHSHSLNLSDLPRSSPLRLFSLVFALSAHSVFEGLALGLQEKGGKIINLFIGVAVHETLAAVALGVSMAKGGMLMKDALKLALMVSVMIPAGIGIGMGIQSADSLSSHIASVVLQGFAAGTFLFVTFFEILVKEFEDKHDRLLKVLSLILGYTLLAGFVFLKW, encoded by the exons ATGAATATTCTGGTGATAAAGGTCTTCTGCATGGCTGGGGTTTTCATCCTAATGATGTTGGGCTCACTATTGCCTGTTCGAATGATCCAAATTGACTATGAAAAGTCACACAAGTCCAAGAAAGTGCTGTCACTTTGCAGTTCGTTTGGTGGTGGAGTGTTTCTGGCAACCTGCTTCAATGCTCTGTTGCCAGTTGTAagggaaaag GTTCAAGAGGTTCTTAAAAGTGGAAACATATCAAGTGACTACCCACTGGGTGAGACAACGATGATGGTGGGGTTTTTTCTGACGCTATTTGTTGAGCAATTGATTCTGACATTTCGAAAGGAGCGAACATCCTTCATCGACTTGGAAACATTCAATGCTGGGTCAGAAGGGGGCAGCGATTCTGAGTATGAGAGCCCCTTCATTTCACCAGGACGAGGTCAAAGcaacctgtacagccacagctaTCACTCTCATAGCCATTCTCTCAACTTGTCTGACCTGCCACGTTCCAGCCCATTGCGCTTGTTCAGCCTCGTGTTTGCCCTGTCTGCCCACTCTGTGTTCGAGGGTTTGGCCCTGGGCTTGCAGGAGAAAGGAGGAAAGATTATCAATTTGTTCATTGGAGTAGCAGTCCACGAGACACTGGCTGCTGTGGCACTGGGAGTGAGCATGGCGAAAGGAGGCATGCTGATGAAAGATGCACTGAAGTTAGCACTAATGGTCAGCGTGATGATACCAGCTGGGataggcatcgggatgggtattcAGAGTGCTGACAGTCTCAGCAGTCACATCGCATCAGTCGTGCTGCAGGGTTTTGCAGCTGGTACGTTTCTGTTTGTCACTTTCTTTGAAATTCTGGTGAAAGAATTTGAAGACAAACATGATCGCCTTCTGAAAGTACTTTCTCTGATCCTGGGTTACACACTACTGGCTGGGTTTGTCTTTCTAAAGTGGTAA